One stretch of Pseudomonas sp. NC02 DNA includes these proteins:
- a CDS encoding oxidoreductase, with translation MYLTPQHILLAGASGLTGEHLLDRLLNEPTVTRVLAPSRKPLAEHPHLENPVGDPAVFLPQLSGQVDIAFCCLGTTIKQAGSEEAFRAVDLDMVVAFAKRAREMGARHLIVISAIGADPKSSIFYNRVKGEMEQALKAQDWPQLTIVRPSLLLGERLEPRLAEQLAGPLSRLIPGKYHGIEVCELARAMWRLALEEQDGVRVIESDELRKLGK, from the coding sequence ATGTACCTGACGCCTCAGCATATCTTGCTCGCCGGAGCCTCCGGCTTGACCGGGGAGCACCTGCTGGACCGCCTGCTCAACGAGCCGACCGTGACCCGCGTGCTGGCACCCAGCCGCAAGCCTCTGGCCGAGCATCCACACCTGGAAAACCCGGTGGGCGACCCTGCAGTATTCCTGCCGCAACTGAGCGGCCAGGTGGACATCGCCTTCTGCTGCCTGGGCACCACCATCAAGCAGGCCGGCTCCGAAGAAGCGTTCCGCGCCGTCGACCTGGACATGGTCGTGGCCTTTGCCAAGCGCGCCCGGGAAATGGGGGCGCGGCACCTGATCGTGATCAGCGCAATCGGTGCCGACCCGAAATCCTCGATCTTCTACAACCGCGTCAAGGGCGAGATGGAACAGGCGTTGAAAGCCCAGGATTGGCCGCAGTTGACCATCGTCCGACCTTCGCTGTTGTTGGGTGAGCGATTGGAACCGCGGCTGGCCGAGCAACTGGCCGGGCCATTGTCGCGGCTGATTCCGGGCAAGTACCACGGCATTGAAGTGTGCGAACTGGCGCGGGCGATGTGGCGACTGGCGCTGGAAGAGCAGGATGGGGTGCGGGTTATAGAGTCGGACGAGCTGCGCAAGCTCGGCAAATAA
- the ubiX gene encoding flavin prenyltransferase UbiX — MSGPERVTLAMTGASGAPYGLRLLDCLVREDREVHFLISKAAQLVLATETDVALPPKVQMMQAFLTEYTGAAAGQIKVYGKEDWMSPVASGSGAPAAMVVVPCSTGTLSAIATGACNNLIERAADVTLKERRQLILVPREAPYSSIHLEHMLKLSNMGVTILPASPGFYHQPQTIDDLVDFVVARILNLLNIPQDMLPRWGEHHLSSDE; from the coding sequence GTGAGCGGCCCGGAACGCGTCACCCTGGCGATGACCGGCGCGTCCGGCGCGCCCTATGGCTTGCGCCTGCTGGACTGCCTGGTGCGCGAAGACCGCGAGGTGCACTTCCTGATCTCCAAGGCCGCGCAACTGGTGCTGGCCACCGAGACCGATGTGGCGTTGCCGCCCAAAGTGCAGATGATGCAGGCCTTCCTCACCGAGTACACCGGTGCGGCGGCGGGGCAGATCAAGGTCTATGGCAAGGAAGACTGGATGTCACCGGTGGCGTCGGGCTCCGGTGCACCGGCCGCGATGGTGGTGGTGCCGTGTTCCACCGGGACCCTGTCGGCGATTGCCACGGGCGCCTGCAACAATCTGATCGAGCGCGCGGCGGACGTGACCTTGAAGGAGCGTCGCCAGTTGATTCTGGTGCCGCGCGAAGCGCCGTATTCGAGCATCCATCTGGAGCACATGCTCAAGCTGTCGAACATGGGCGTGACTATCTTGCCGGCGTCGCCGGGCTTCTATCACCAGCCGCAGACCATCGATGACCTGGTGGACTTTGTGGTGGCGCGGATTCTCAACCTGCTGAACATTCCCCAGGACATGCTGCCGCGCTGGGGCGAGCACCATTTGAGCAGTGATGAATAA
- a CDS encoding C13 family peptidase has protein sequence MRPLAPLALVLLLTACGDGESLLPPDARLPDGGRYRGDVVNGLLQGQGRVDYPNGSWYAGQFDKGQWHGQGEWHGSNGEVYKGQFQQGLFDGQGSLTTSGNSYVGGFKQGKRNGEGTLKEGQMTYRGEFKDDQYSGLGRLELADGSQYQGQFAHGKPNGEGQRNDDSGNQFSGRFVDGQLEGNGTFNSADGDMYIGHFKQNQLNGKGRYENADGDVWIGEFKEGALSGKGELIGVDGSHYVGQFVDWRFTGTGRLNLTDGSFYIGGFDSDSYQGRGTLVLTDGTVQAGTWVNGMRVRDAEGKLLPDPLEIGLFAQGHLLDAALAAVPASRSGVELYTLVVAGDGKQSVFLREADYVSNMLATRFGAYGQIRLVNHRDHIADRPMATRESLRRAVQTLAERSGPQDLVFIYLTSHGTHEHELVLDQPRMELADLPADELAAVLAPLKNRDKIIVISACYSGGFIPALKDEHTLIMTASRADRVSFGCSEEADFTYFGDALFAQAFNQTDDLQQAFKLAQTHVAEREQADNFEASEPQIWAPKGVIAHWQLLRKQQARKALDSVSINSKEAKSN, from the coding sequence ATGCGCCCACTCGCTCCCCTTGCTCTTGTCCTGTTGCTCACCGCGTGCGGCGACGGCGAATCGCTGTTGCCGCCCGATGCGCGGCTGCCCGATGGCGGTCGTTACCGTGGCGATGTGGTCAATGGCTTGCTGCAAGGCCAGGGCCGGGTGGATTACCCCAATGGCAGCTGGTACGCGGGCCAGTTCGATAAAGGCCAGTGGCACGGCCAGGGCGAATGGCATGGCAGCAACGGCGAGGTCTATAAAGGCCAGTTCCAGCAGGGCCTGTTCGACGGCCAGGGCAGCCTGACCACGTCGGGCAACAGCTACGTCGGCGGTTTCAAACAAGGCAAGCGCAACGGCGAAGGCACCCTCAAAGAGGGGCAGATGACCTATCGCGGCGAATTCAAGGACGACCAGTATTCCGGCCTCGGCCGCCTCGAGTTGGCCGACGGCAGCCAGTACCAGGGCCAGTTCGCCCACGGCAAGCCCAACGGCGAAGGCCAGCGCAACGACGACAGCGGCAACCAGTTCAGCGGCCGCTTCGTCGATGGCCAGCTGGAGGGCAACGGCACCTTCAACAGCGCCGACGGCGACATGTACATCGGCCATTTCAAACAAAACCAGCTCAACGGCAAGGGCCGCTACGAAAACGCCGACGGCGACGTATGGATCGGCGAATTCAAGGAAGGCGCCCTCAGCGGCAAGGGCGAACTGATCGGCGTCGATGGCAGCCACTACGTCGGCCAGTTCGTCGACTGGCGCTTCACAGGCACAGGCCGCCTGAACCTCACCGACGGCAGCTTCTATATTGGCGGCTTCGACAGCGACAGCTATCAAGGTCGTGGCACTTTGGTGCTCACCGACGGCACCGTGCAGGCCGGCACCTGGGTCAACGGCATGCGCGTGCGCGACGCCGAGGGCAAATTGTTGCCTGACCCGCTGGAAATCGGCCTGTTTGCCCAGGGCCACTTGCTGGATGCCGCCCTCGCCGCCGTGCCCGCGTCCAGATCGGGGGTGGAGCTGTACACCCTGGTGGTGGCCGGCGACGGCAAACAAAGCGTGTTCCTGCGCGAAGCCGACTACGTCAGCAACATGCTCGCCACACGCTTCGGCGCCTACGGCCAGATCCGCCTGGTGAACCATCGCGACCATATTGCCGACCGCCCGATGGCCACTCGCGAAAGCCTGCGCCGCGCAGTCCAGACCCTGGCCGAACGCAGTGGCCCGCAAGACCTGGTGTTTATCTACCTGACCAGCCACGGCACCCACGAGCACGAACTGGTGCTCGACCAGCCGCGCATGGAGCTGGCCGACCTGCCGGCCGATGAGCTGGCCGCCGTGCTGGCACCGCTGAAGAACCGCGACAAGATCATCGTGATTTCGGCCTGCTACTCCGGCGGGTTCATCCCGGCCCTGAAGGACGAACACACCCTGATCATGACCGCCTCGCGCGCCGATCGTGTGTCGTTCGGCTGCTCCGAAGAGGCCGACTTCACCTACTTCGGCGACGCCCTCTTCGCCCAGGCCTTCAACCAGACCGACGACTTGCAGCAAGCCTTCAAGCTGGCACAGACCCACGTGGCCGAACGCGAACAGGCGGACAACTTCGAAGCCTCCGAACCGCAGATCTGGGCCCCCAAAGGCGTAATCGCCCATTGGCAATTATTACGCAAACAGCAGGCACGAAAGGCGCTCGATAGCGTCTCAATAAATAGCAAGGAAGCCAAGAGCAACTAA
- a CDS encoding MaoC family dehydratase yields MPSVPVAQLKEYVGKELGRSAWLTIDQERINLFAEATGDFQFIHVDPVKAAQTPFGGTIAHGFLSLSLIPKLIEDILIMPEGLKMAVNYGLDSVRFIQPVKVDSRVRLAVTLTDATEKKPGQWLLKATCTLEIDGQEKPAYIAESLSLCFV; encoded by the coding sequence ATGCCCTCAGTACCCGTAGCGCAACTCAAAGAATATGTCGGCAAGGAACTGGGACGTTCTGCATGGCTCACCATCGACCAGGAACGTATCAACCTGTTCGCGGAAGCCACCGGCGATTTTCAGTTCATCCACGTCGACCCGGTGAAAGCCGCCCAGACCCCGTTTGGCGGCACCATCGCCCACGGTTTCCTGTCGCTGTCGCTGATACCCAAGCTGATCGAAGACATCCTGATCATGCCCGAAGGCCTGAAGATGGCGGTCAACTATGGCCTGGACAGCGTGCGCTTCATCCAGCCCGTGAAGGTCGACTCCAGGGTGCGCCTGGCCGTGACCCTGACCGACGCCACCGAGAAAAAACCTGGGCAATGGTTGCTTAAAGCCACCTGCACCCTGGAAATCGATGGCCAGGAAAAACCGGCCTACATTGCAGAATCGTTGTCACTCTGCTTCGTCTGA
- a CDS encoding CidA/LrgA family protein, translated as MLLRGLTWLVLFQLLGTAINHLFVPVLPGPIIGLLLMLAFLVWRGEVGEPLSLAASSLLRYLPLLLVPPAVGVMVYAKDIAADFWAIVGALVLSLVIAMGFVGVLMQKLVKRQAQREDGQ; from the coding sequence ATGCTGTTACGCGGTCTGACATGGCTGGTGCTGTTTCAATTACTCGGCACGGCGATCAATCATTTGTTTGTCCCGGTGCTGCCGGGGCCGATTATCGGGCTGCTGCTGATGCTGGCCTTCCTGGTGTGGCGCGGCGAAGTCGGTGAACCCCTGAGCCTGGCGGCCAGCAGTCTGCTGCGTTATTTGCCGCTACTGCTGGTGCCGCCTGCGGTCGGTGTGATGGTGTATGCCAAGGACATTGCCGCCGACTTCTGGGCCATCGTCGGCGCGCTGGTGCTGTCGCTGGTGATCGCCATGGGCTTTGTCGGCGTGCTGATGCAGAAACTGGTCAAGCGCCAGGCGCAGCGGGAGGACGGCCAATGA
- the mpl gene encoding UDP-N-acetylmuramate:L-alanyl-gamma-D-glutamyl-meso-diaminopimelate ligase, which yields MHIHILGICGTFMGSMAVLAKELGHHVTGSDANVYPPMSTQLQAQGIELTQGYDPAQFDPVPDLVVIGNAMVRGNPAVEYVLNKGLPYVSGPQWLADHVLQGRWVLAVAGTHGKTTTSSMLAWVLEHAGMSPGFLIGGVPQNFSVSARLGDTPFFVIEADEYDSAFFDKRSKFVHYRPRTAILNNLEFDHADIFPDLAAIERQFHHLVRTIPSEGLVIHPTTEPALQRVIEMGCWTPVQTTGAGGQWQVKLLSEDGSKFEVLFEGVAQGIVDWDMTGQHNVANALVTLAAARHVGVVPSMGIAALSAFKSVKRRMEKVAEVNGITIYDDFAHHPTAIATTLDGLRKRVGDAQVIAIIEPRSNSMKLGAHRDGLPESVNDADQVVWYAPANLGWDLPAIAALCTVPSICRDSLEGIIEHVKHQARPGTHVVIMSNGGFGGLHGKLAEALK from the coding sequence ATGCACATTCATATTCTCGGTATTTGCGGCACGTTCATGGGCTCGATGGCGGTGCTCGCCAAAGAGCTGGGCCATCATGTTACTGGCTCCGATGCCAACGTTTACCCACCCATGAGCACGCAACTGCAGGCCCAGGGCATTGAGCTGACCCAAGGTTATGACCCGGCGCAATTCGACCCGGTCCCGGACCTTGTCGTGATCGGCAATGCCATGGTGCGCGGTAACCCGGCAGTCGAATATGTACTGAATAAAGGTTTGCCGTACGTGTCTGGCCCGCAATGGCTGGCCGACCATGTGTTGCAAGGCCGTTGGGTACTCGCCGTTGCCGGTACCCATGGCAAGACCACCACCAGCAGCATGCTGGCCTGGGTGCTGGAGCATGCGGGCATGAGCCCGGGCTTCCTGATTGGTGGCGTGCCGCAGAATTTCTCGGTGTCGGCGCGCCTCGGCGACACCCCGTTTTTTGTTATCGAAGCCGATGAGTACGATAGCGCGTTCTTCGACAAACGCTCCAAGTTCGTTCACTACCGCCCGCGTACGGCGATCCTGAACAACCTGGAGTTCGATCACGCGGACATCTTCCCTGATCTGGCGGCCATCGAGCGGCAGTTCCACCACTTGGTGCGCACCATTCCCAGCGAAGGCCTGGTGATTCACCCCACCACCGAACCTGCCCTGCAGCGAGTTATCGAGATGGGCTGCTGGACCCCGGTACAAACCACCGGTGCTGGCGGCCAATGGCAGGTCAAACTGCTGAGCGAAGATGGCTCCAAATTTGAAGTACTGTTCGAAGGCGTCGCCCAAGGCATCGTCGATTGGGACATGACCGGCCAGCACAACGTCGCCAATGCCTTGGTCACCCTGGCGGCTGCGCGGCATGTCGGCGTGGTGCCGTCCATGGGCATTGCGGCCTTGAGCGCGTTCAAAAGCGTCAAGCGCCGGATGGAAAAGGTCGCCGAAGTGAATGGGATTACCATCTATGACGACTTTGCCCACCACCCGACGGCCATCGCCACTACCCTGGATGGCTTGCGCAAGCGTGTGGGTGATGCCCAGGTGATCGCGATTATCGAGCCGCGCTCCAACTCCATGAAGCTGGGCGCCCACCGTGATGGTTTGCCGGAAAGCGTCAACGATGCCGACCAGGTTGTTTGGTACGCGCCGGCCAACCTCGGTTGGGACCTGCCTGCCATCGCCGCGTTGTGCACGGTGCCGTCGATTTGCCGCGACTCACTGGAAGGCATTATCGAACACGTGAAACACCAGGCCAGGCCCGGCACTCACGTGGTGATCATGAGCAACGGCGGCTTTGGTGGCCTGCATGGCAAACTCGCCGAGGCCCTGAAGTGA
- a CDS encoding sigma-54-dependent Fis family transcriptional regulator codes for MQNDHFSRHAQQVLTVTRGQDPLHGPGSDPSIARSWLRCLEDYHLDPALTIAPTVLEHGRLLESRERLQQVLSIAGNEMNSLHQQLSGAGHAVLLTDARGVILNCVTAPSERKIFEGAGLWLGADWSEACEGTNGIGTCLVERQSLTIHRDEHFRGRHTGLTCSASPVFDPHGELLAVLDVSSAREAVSRQSQFHTMALVNLSAKMIESCYFLRHFEHHWLLRFHLQAESVGLFSEGLLAFDGEGRICAVNQSALNLLGQIRGGLLGQPVEAFFDCSLDELLGRASANASASWPLRTRDGRGLFAVLRGQPRSVPVPVAHALPERPRLPGICLGDAALQNDFRRALRVFERDVPLLIQGETGSGKEAFAKAVHHASLRADKAFVALNCAAIPESLIESELFGYRGGSFTGARKEGMRGKLQQADGGTLFLDEIGDMPLALQTRLLRVLEDRLVVPIGGEPQAVDVRIISATHRNLLDRVQDGSFREDLYYRLNGLEVALPPLRERSDKLQLLDFLLAEEAGDQAVQLDGEARQALLAFAWPGNVRQLRTVLRTLAALCEDGRVRLDDLPAQIRAVQTLPVAMSEPANSLLDAAERQALLATLVQQRWHMTHVATVLGVSRNTLYRKLRKYGIARQV; via the coding sequence ATGCAAAACGATCATTTCAGTCGCCATGCCCAACAAGTCCTGACGGTCACCCGTGGGCAGGACCCGCTGCATGGCCCCGGCAGCGATCCGTCCATCGCCCGCTCCTGGCTGCGTTGTCTTGAGGACTATCACCTCGACCCCGCATTGACCATCGCGCCCACGGTGCTCGAACATGGCCGCCTGCTGGAAAGCCGCGAACGCCTGCAACAAGTGCTGAGCATCGCCGGCAATGAAATGAACAGCCTGCATCAACAGCTCTCCGGCGCCGGCCATGCGGTGCTGCTGACCGACGCCCGCGGGGTGATCCTCAACTGCGTCACCGCCCCCAGCGAGCGCAAGATCTTCGAGGGTGCCGGGCTGTGGCTGGGTGCCGATTGGAGCGAGGCCTGCGAAGGCACCAACGGCATCGGCACCTGCCTGGTGGAGCGCCAGTCCCTGACGATTCATCGCGATGAACATTTTCGTGGCCGACATACCGGCCTGACCTGCTCGGCCAGCCCGGTGTTCGACCCTCATGGCGAACTGCTGGCGGTGCTGGATGTGTCCTCGGCCCGGGAGGCGGTGTCGCGCCAGAGCCAGTTCCACACCATGGCGCTGGTCAATCTTTCGGCGAAGATGATCGAGAGCTGTTACTTCCTGCGCCATTTTGAGCACCACTGGTTGCTGCGCTTTCATTTGCAGGCCGAGTCTGTGGGCCTGTTCAGCGAAGGGCTGCTGGCGTTCGATGGTGAAGGGCGCATTTGTGCGGTTAACCAGAGTGCGTTGAACCTGCTCGGGCAAATCCGTGGCGGGTTGTTGGGGCAGCCGGTCGAGGCGTTTTTCGATTGTTCGCTCGATGAGTTGCTCGGGCGTGCCAGCGCGAACGCCAGCGCCAGTTGGCCCCTGCGTACCCGCGATGGCCGTGGCTTGTTCGCGGTGTTGCGCGGCCAGCCACGCAGCGTACCGGTGCCGGTGGCCCACGCCTTGCCGGAGCGGCCGCGATTGCCGGGCATTTGCCTTGGAGACGCGGCGCTGCAAAACGATTTCCGCAGAGCCTTGCGGGTGTTCGAGCGTGATGTGCCTTTGCTGATCCAGGGGGAAACCGGGTCTGGCAAAGAGGCGTTTGCCAAGGCCGTGCACCATGCAAGCCTGCGCGCAGATAAAGCCTTTGTGGCCCTCAACTGCGCAGCCATCCCGGAAAGCCTCATCGAAAGCGAGCTGTTCGGTTATCGCGGCGGCAGTTTTACCGGCGCCCGCAAGGAAGGCATGCGCGGCAAGCTGCAGCAGGCAGATGGTGGCACGTTGTTTCTGGATGAAATCGGCGATATGCCGCTGGCTTTGCAAACCCGGCTATTAAGGGTGCTTGAAGACCGCTTGGTAGTGCCCATCGGCGGTGAACCGCAAGCGGTGGACGTCAGAATTATCAGCGCTACCCACCGTAATCTGCTTGATCGGGTGCAGGACGGTAGTTTTCGTGAAGACCTGTATTACCGGCTCAATGGCCTGGAAGTGGCCTTGCCGCCGTTGCGCGAGCGCAGTGACAAGTTGCAACTGCTGGACTTCCTGTTGGCCGAAGAAGCGGGAGATCAGGCGGTGCAGCTTGACGGCGAGGCCCGCCAGGCCCTGTTGGCGTTCGCGTGGCCGGGCAACGTGCGGCAGTTGCGCACGGTGTTGCGCACCCTTGCCGCACTGTGTGAGGACGGGCGGGTGAGGCTTGATGACCTGCCTGCACAGATTCGTGCCGTGCAAACCCTGCCGGTGGCGATGAGTGAACCGGCAAACTCATTGCTGGATGCTGCCGAGCGCCAGGCATTGCTGGCAACATTGGTGCAGCAACGCTGGCATATGACGCACGTGGCGACCGTGCTTGGAGTCAGTAGAAATACGCTTTATAGAAAGTTACGTAAGTATGGTATAGCGCGTCAGGTTTAA
- a CDS encoding YceK/YidQ family lipoprotein: protein MNKLLMVLLALQLTGCATARTLDAAQPGAPVVYAGTRLDMYAIQGGCCAMDRFGAEAPSYPHVDLPASALLDTLLLPLSVLTVLGVGFNATGGL from the coding sequence ATGAATAAACTATTGATGGTGCTGCTGGCGCTGCAACTGACCGGGTGTGCGACTGCGCGAACCCTGGACGCAGCCCAGCCCGGCGCGCCGGTGGTGTATGCCGGCACGCGGCTGGACATGTATGCGATTCAGGGCGGGTGCTGCGCGATGGACCGTTTTGGGGCCGAGGCGCCGAGCTATCCCCATGTCGACCTGCCGGCCAGTGCCTTGCTCGACACGCTGCTGTTGCCGCTGTCGGTGCTGACGGTGCTGGGGGTTGGGTTTAACGCGACGGGCGGGCTGTAG